The Ralstonia wenshanensis genome includes a region encoding these proteins:
- a CDS encoding PaaI family thioesterase, with translation MTVDQTIELWKADEVAIRARLREADAAPQEQVAGRSGMEIFEAIFAGELPPAPMGETLDFIPIHMEHGVAVFQGRPQRRHYNPLGTVHGGWFATLLDSAVGCAIHTMLPAGKGYTTLELKVNMVRALSSDVPLVRAEGKVIHVGRQVATAEGRIVGPDGKLYAHATTTCLILNYPAFATRSGP, from the coding sequence ATGACCGTCGACCAGACCATCGAACTTTGGAAGGCAGACGAGGTAGCAATACGCGCCCGGTTGAGAGAAGCCGATGCGGCCCCTCAGGAGCAGGTCGCCGGACGATCTGGCATGGAAATCTTCGAGGCGATTTTTGCTGGCGAGCTTCCACCGGCGCCGATGGGCGAAACACTCGACTTCATTCCCATCCACATGGAGCACGGCGTGGCGGTGTTCCAAGGGCGGCCACAACGTCGACACTACAACCCGCTCGGCACCGTGCACGGTGGCTGGTTCGCGACCCTCCTCGACTCGGCCGTTGGATGCGCGATTCACACCATGTTGCCGGCGGGCAAGGGATACACCACGCTCGAACTCAAGGTGAACATGGTCCGGGCACTCAGCAGCGATGTGCCGCTTGTGCGTGCTGAGGGGAAGGTGATCCATGTAGGGCGCCAGGTCGCCACTGCTGAGGGACGCATCGTCGGACCCGACGGCAAGCTGTATGCCCATGCAACCACTACCTGTCTGATCCTCAACTATCCTGCTTTCGCGACAAGGAGCGGTCCATGA
- a CDS encoding TetR/AcrR family transcriptional regulator has protein sequence MKVTKAQAQANRARVVETASALFRERGYDGIGVADLMAAAGLTHGGFYKQFGSKADLMAESAACSIAKTAELTTGVDMSEFLRLYLSREHRDSRSTGCTLAALGGDAARQPESVRTTFAAGIERQLAALNVGCSQVDSAEAGKARAQSLNILAHAVGALVMSRACPDDSPLADEILSVCRDTILALLSPSDASGRCARTPR, from the coding sequence ATGAAGGTCACCAAAGCACAGGCGCAGGCCAACCGCGCGCGCGTTGTTGAGACGGCGTCCGCCCTGTTCCGGGAGCGCGGCTACGACGGGATTGGCGTTGCTGATTTGATGGCCGCCGCTGGCTTGACTCACGGCGGCTTTTACAAGCAATTCGGGTCGAAGGCTGACCTGATGGCAGAGTCGGCGGCCTGCAGCATCGCAAAGACAGCCGAACTGACCACCGGCGTGGATATGTCGGAATTCTTGCGGCTGTATCTCTCCCGAGAGCATCGCGACAGCCGCTCGACCGGTTGCACGCTGGCCGCGCTAGGCGGGGATGCCGCACGTCAACCAGAATCCGTCCGGACTACCTTTGCGGCCGGTATCGAGCGGCAGCTCGCTGCACTCAATGTTGGGTGCTCTCAGGTGGACAGTGCTGAGGCGGGCAAGGCAAGAGCGCAGTCTCTCAACATACTTGCGCACGCGGTCGGCGCCCTCGTCATGTCACGTGCCTGCCCGGACGATTCGCCGCTGGCAGATGAGATCCTCTCAGTGTGCCGCGACACGATCCTCGCGCTACTGAGTCCATCTGATGCAAGCGGAAGGTGTGCACGCACTCCCCGATGA
- a CDS encoding alkene reductase, whose product MTEKTLFEPYVLGKLTLANRIVMAPLTRNRAGAGLVPSALAPTYYSQRASAGLIITEATQVSAQAQGYQDTPGLYTPEQIEGWREVTEAVHAKGGLIFVQLWHVGRVSHVDVQPGGAAPVAPSAIRAETKTFVNNGFVDASEPRALELDELPGIVNDFRQAAANAIAAGFDGVEIHAANGYLLEQFIKDGANQRADAYGGSIENRARLVLEVVTAVTKEIGAERTGVRISPVSPANGISSTDPQTQYEYIVSQLSALGIVYLHVVEGATGGPRDIAPFDYDALRRQFKQTYLANNGYDLESATVQLNDGKADLFAFGRPFISNPDLVERLKTGAPLTQINPATLYGGGAAGYIDYPTISG is encoded by the coding sequence ATGACCGAAAAGACGCTTTTCGAACCGTACGTTCTGGGTAAGTTGACGCTCGCCAATCGCATTGTCATGGCGCCCTTGACTCGTAACCGCGCGGGTGCGGGTCTCGTGCCCAGCGCATTGGCTCCGACCTACTACAGCCAGCGCGCCTCTGCTGGCTTGATCATTACCGAAGCTACCCAGGTGTCGGCCCAAGCCCAGGGCTATCAGGACACACCCGGCCTGTACACGCCGGAGCAAATTGAAGGCTGGCGGGAGGTTACGGAAGCCGTGCACGCCAAAGGTGGGCTCATCTTCGTCCAGCTTTGGCACGTGGGCCGCGTCTCACATGTCGACGTCCAGCCGGGGGGTGCAGCACCCGTCGCGCCGTCAGCGATCCGCGCGGAGACCAAAACCTTCGTCAATAACGGATTTGTAGACGCGTCTGAACCACGCGCCCTGGAACTCGACGAACTACCGGGTATCGTGAACGATTTTCGCCAAGCAGCAGCGAACGCTATCGCTGCCGGTTTCGACGGCGTCGAGATCCACGCCGCTAATGGCTATCTGCTGGAGCAGTTCATCAAAGACGGGGCCAATCAGCGCGCAGATGCCTATGGCGGCTCGATTGAGAACCGCGCTCGATTGGTGCTCGAAGTTGTCACCGCAGTTACGAAAGAAATCGGCGCCGAACGCACCGGCGTGCGCATTTCCCCCGTTTCCCCCGCGAACGGAATCTCTAGCACTGATCCGCAGACACAGTATGAATACATCGTCTCGCAACTCAGCGCGCTAGGAATCGTCTATCTGCACGTTGTCGAAGGCGCGACTGGTGGTCCGCGTGATATCGCCCCGTTCGACTATGACGCGCTACGCCGGCAGTTCAAGCAGACCTATCTGGCCAACAACGGGTATGACCTGGAATCTGCCACCGTACAGCTGAACGATGGCAAGGCTGACTTGTTCGCCTTCGGCCGTCCGTTTATCAGCAACCCCGATCTTGTTGAACGCCTGAAGACCGGCGCACCGCTTACACAGATCAACCCGGCCACGCTTTACGGTGGTGGCGCTGCGGGCTACATCGACTACCCGACCATCTCAGGCTGA
- a CDS encoding SDR family NAD(P)-dependent oxidoreductase, with amino-acid sequence MTSLPTVLITGASSGIGATYANRFARRGHDLVLVARDKSRLDALAARLREECNVAVEVVKADLTHPADLSALETRLRDDSRIGVLINNAGMAQSGSFVQQTAEDIERLITLNTTAPTRLAGAVATRFAQSGAGAIVNIGSVVGFAPEFGMSIYGATKAFVLFLSQGLNLELSPKGVYVQAVLPASTRTEIWERAGIDVNSLPEVMEVDELVDAALVGFDRRELVTIPPLHVAERWDALDGARQGLMSDIRQAHAAERYLPHA; translated from the coding sequence ATGACCAGCCTTCCGACTGTCCTTATCACCGGCGCCTCCAGCGGCATCGGTGCCACCTACGCCAACCGCTTCGCCCGCCGTGGCCACGACCTCGTGCTGGTTGCGCGTGACAAGTCGCGCCTGGATGCCCTGGCAGCGCGTCTGCGCGAAGAATGCAATGTGGCCGTCGAAGTCGTAAAGGCCGACCTCACACACCCCGCCGACCTGTCCGCGCTCGAAACTCGCCTGCGCGATGACTCGCGCATCGGCGTCCTGATCAATAACGCCGGCATGGCTCAGTCGGGCAGCTTCGTCCAGCAGACCGCTGAAGACATCGAACGCCTGATCACACTCAACACCACGGCACCGACGCGGCTCGCTGGTGCGGTTGCCACGCGCTTCGCACAGTCCGGTGCGGGCGCGATCGTCAACATTGGGTCGGTGGTGGGTTTCGCCCCTGAGTTCGGCATGTCCATCTACGGCGCCACCAAAGCCTTCGTGCTATTCCTGTCGCAAGGCTTGAACTTGGAATTGTCGCCCAAGGGCGTCTATGTGCAAGCGGTGCTTCCGGCATCGACCCGCACCGAGATCTGGGAGCGCGCCGGCATTGACGTTAATAGCCTCCCCGAGGTGATGGAGGTCGACGAACTGGTCGATGCGGCACTGGTTGGCTTCGACCGCCGCGAATTGGTCACGATCCCGCCGCTGCATGTTGCAGAGCGCTGGGACGCGTTAGATGGCGCACGCCAAGGATTGATGTCGGACATTCGACAAGCACACGCGGCCGAGCGCTATTTGCCGCACGCCTGA
- a CDS encoding acrylyl-CoA reductase (NADPH) — MTFKALLAAKTGDAISTTLVDFDEVDMMPGNVTIAIEYSAVNYKDAMAITGRAPVIRELPLVPGIDFSGIVEASSDTRFAVGDRVVANGWGLSQTHHGGFAQKARVSGDWLIKLPDVFSTRDAMAIGTAGYTAMLSVLALEHMGLRPDKGDVLVTGASGGAGSIAIALLSKLGYKVVASTGRLEETKYLWELGAAEVIDRRTLSEPGAPIAKERWAGAIDSVGSHTLANVLAQTRYRGAVAAFGLAQGADLPASVLPFILRNVALAGIDSVNTPQDVRLQAWERLATDLDLGKLAHATQVIGLTEVPGIANSVLRGQVRGRTVVNVNA, encoded by the coding sequence ATGACATTCAAAGCGCTTCTCGCAGCCAAGACGGGCGATGCAATTTCTACCACCTTGGTCGACTTCGACGAAGTCGACATGATGCCGGGCAACGTCACTATCGCGATTGAATATTCGGCGGTGAATTATAAGGACGCGATGGCGATCACTGGGCGCGCCCCGGTAATTCGCGAGCTTCCATTAGTTCCGGGCATCGACTTCTCGGGCATCGTCGAAGCATCGTCGGACACAAGATTCGCGGTGGGCGACCGCGTTGTCGCCAATGGCTGGGGTCTGAGTCAAACACATCACGGAGGTTTCGCGCAGAAGGCACGCGTCAGCGGCGACTGGCTGATCAAGCTGCCTGACGTGTTTTCGACGCGAGATGCCATGGCCATCGGCACGGCTGGATACACCGCAATGCTGTCTGTGCTCGCACTCGAGCACATGGGGCTGAGGCCTGACAAAGGTGATGTGCTGGTGACTGGGGCAAGTGGTGGAGCTGGGTCCATCGCTATCGCTTTGCTGTCCAAGCTCGGCTATAAGGTGGTGGCCTCCACGGGGCGCCTGGAGGAGACCAAGTACCTATGGGAGCTAGGTGCTGCGGAAGTCATTGATCGCCGCACGCTGTCGGAGCCTGGCGCACCGATCGCCAAGGAACGCTGGGCCGGCGCGATCGACTCCGTGGGAAGCCACACACTGGCCAACGTGCTGGCGCAAACGCGCTACCGTGGCGCCGTGGCGGCCTTCGGGCTCGCGCAGGGTGCAGACTTACCCGCTTCCGTCCTCCCTTTCATCCTGCGCAACGTAGCCCTAGCAGGCATCGACTCGGTCAACACACCGCAGGACGTCAGGCTGCAGGCATGGGAACGCCTTGCCACCGATCTGGATCTGGGCAAACTTGCACACGCGACACAGGTGATCGGTTTGACCGAAGTGCCTGGCATCGCCAACTCGGTACTCCGAGGCCAGGTGCGAGGTCGCACCGTTGTCAATGTCAACGCATAA
- a CDS encoding alpha/beta fold hydrolase, with protein sequence MTKPDPETQSAMAYAEAPNKIVRTERGAFAYRELGPHGGVPLILLNHWGAVLDNFDPRIVDGLARKHRVIAIDYRGIGLSGGIAPVTVEEMARDTIALIRTMGFDQVDLLGFSLGGFVAQDVALKAPTLVRKLILTGTGPAGGQSIDRVGAISWPLILKGLLTLRDPKTYLFFTSTANGRQAAKAFLQRLKERKNSRDKGPTPRAFLRQLKAIKAWGQQKPQNLTSLPMPVLIANGDNDIMVPTALSHDMARRIPNAQLIIYQDAGHGGIFQHYADFVPKALEFLSHNESSAAALK encoded by the coding sequence ATGACCAAGCCCGATCCGGAAACCCAATCGGCAATGGCCTATGCCGAAGCACCGAACAAGATTGTCAGGACAGAGAGAGGAGCATTCGCCTACCGAGAACTAGGCCCACACGGCGGAGTCCCTCTAATTCTGCTCAACCATTGGGGTGCAGTGCTGGACAACTTCGACCCTCGTATCGTAGATGGCTTGGCTCGCAAGCACCGCGTTATTGCCATTGACTACCGAGGGATTGGTCTATCTGGTGGCATCGCACCGGTAACCGTGGAAGAAATGGCCCGCGATACCATCGCACTGATCCGCACCATGGGTTTCGATCAGGTCGATCTGCTCGGCTTTTCGCTCGGCGGCTTCGTAGCGCAGGACGTGGCTCTAAAGGCACCAACTCTGGTGCGTAAACTCATCCTCACGGGAACCGGTCCCGCAGGTGGTCAGAGCATCGATCGTGTGGGTGCAATCTCTTGGCCACTGATACTTAAGGGCCTGCTGACGCTGCGCGATCCAAAGACTTATCTATTCTTTACCTCCACGGCCAATGGCCGGCAGGCAGCAAAGGCGTTCTTGCAGCGACTGAAGGAACGCAAGAACAGTCGCGACAAGGGGCCGACACCTCGCGCTTTCCTCCGTCAACTCAAAGCGATCAAGGCCTGGGGCCAGCAGAAGCCGCAGAATCTTACCAGCCTGCCGATGCCTGTCCTGATCGCCAATGGCGATAACGACATCATGGTCCCTACTGCGCTAAGCCACGACATGGCTCGCCGCATTCCCAACGCGCAACTCATCATTTATCAAGACGCAGGGCACGGAGGCATCTTTCAGCACTACGCAGACTTCGTACCCAAGGCATTGGAATTCCTCTCGCACAACGAGAGCAGCGCAGCAGCGCTGAAATGA
- a CDS encoding helicase: protein MFRFKIVLLVLAKLLQRAAKSNPDCVSHVKGKDLIFQIRTMQGSGRYFMVKNGGIKSASGLAKNPKFTLTFRDGRTGFSVLSAKDGKGAFLSALHQQDLVVTGDFIEVMWFQRLADYLKQ, encoded by the coding sequence ATGTTCAGGTTCAAAATCGTTCTGTTGGTTCTGGCAAAGCTATTACAACGGGCGGCAAAAAGCAATCCCGATTGCGTGAGCCACGTAAAGGGGAAGGATTTGATATTTCAGATCCGAACGATGCAGGGGAGCGGACGGTACTTCATGGTAAAGAATGGAGGAATAAAGTCGGCTTCTGGGCTGGCGAAAAATCCGAAATTTACGTTGACATTCAGAGATGGGAGAACTGGATTCTCTGTTCTTTCCGCTAAGGATGGGAAAGGGGCATTTCTCTCCGCGCTGCATCAGCAAGATCTCGTCGTCACCGGTGATTTTATTGAAGTAATGTGGTTCCAAAGATTGGCTGATTATTTGAAACAATAA
- a CDS encoding alpha/beta fold hydrolase — MTYTHLTAPTHYVEVDGNRFAYRRWGNSTTGEPPLFFLQHFRGGMDHWDPLMTDGLAAGREVILYNGRGIASSSGKPRTRIEDMADDAAAVIRALGLRKVDVLGFSLGGFQAQDLTRRHPSLVRKLMLLGTGPRGGNPDMDPGVMDAAPRPVPTVEDFLFLFFGRSEAAKQAGLDFWKRRHERVDQDPPSSPEVTQAQLEANMYYLPKLDPEDPFVHLREIKQPTFILNGVNDIMVPTINSWHMAQNIPNAQLFIYPDAGHAAQFQYPSRFLMHATQFLNE; from the coding sequence ATGACTTATACCCACCTCACTGCCCCGACGCATTACGTGGAAGTCGATGGCAACAGATTTGCCTACCGCCGTTGGGGTAACAGTACGACTGGTGAGCCGCCATTGTTCTTCCTCCAACACTTCCGCGGTGGAATGGATCATTGGGATCCACTCATGACGGACGGCTTGGCCGCAGGGCGCGAGGTGATCCTGTACAACGGGCGCGGCATAGCTTCGTCTTCTGGAAAGCCACGCACCAGAATTGAGGATATGGCAGATGATGCGGCCGCCGTTATACGTGCGCTCGGTCTTCGCAAAGTTGACGTCCTAGGATTCTCGCTGGGCGGCTTTCAGGCTCAAGATCTGACGCGACGCCATCCTAGCCTGGTGCGAAAGCTGATGCTTCTTGGGACGGGGCCACGTGGAGGCAATCCTGACATGGACCCAGGTGTGATGGATGCGGCGCCGCGTCCGGTACCCACCGTGGAGGACTTCTTGTTTCTATTCTTCGGTCGGTCAGAAGCGGCGAAACAAGCTGGGCTCGACTTCTGGAAGCGTAGGCATGAGCGCGTTGATCAAGATCCGCCTAGTTCACCAGAGGTCACGCAGGCTCAGCTTGAGGCAAACATGTATTACTTGCCGAAGCTCGATCCCGAAGATCCTTTTGTGCATTTGCGGGAGATCAAGCAGCCAACATTCATTCTTAATGGCGTGAATGACATCATGGTTCCGACAATCAACTCCTGGCACATGGCGCAGAACATTCCAAACGCCCAATTGTTCATCTATCCAGACGCAGGTCACGCAGCTCAGTTCCAGTATCCGTCGCGCTTCTTGATGCACGCCACACAATTCCTGAACGAGTAG
- a CDS encoding alpha/beta fold hydrolase translates to MHHLLKTSLLGFALAATLISTTGAAADAPPDGPKMASPAEPEQAVTWKNVPTQTIKVGGVDFAYRELGKNHGGTPVVFLTHLAAVLDNWDPRVVDGFAAEHHIVTFDNRGIGASSGSTPSSIEDMADDAIAFIKAMGFKQVDLLGFSMGGMIAQEIVLKDPQLVRKMILAGTGPAGGEGISTVSGVTFYDVLRGALTRQDPKQYLFFTRTPNGIEAGKAFLERLKERSENRDKEIATSAFLTQLEALRVWGLKEPEDLSVVKNPVLIVNGDNDRMVPTKNSEDLARRLPNSSLIIYPDAGHGGIFQYYTEFVPKALEFLAR, encoded by the coding sequence ATGCATCACCTACTGAAGACAAGTCTGCTCGGATTCGCCTTGGCAGCAACGCTTATTTCAACGACGGGAGCGGCAGCCGACGCTCCGCCGGACGGTCCGAAGATGGCCTCTCCAGCGGAGCCAGAGCAGGCGGTCACCTGGAAGAACGTGCCAACGCAAACCATCAAGGTTGGCGGAGTCGACTTCGCATACCGAGAGTTGGGAAAAAATCATGGCGGCACGCCGGTGGTGTTCCTTACGCACCTGGCGGCCGTACTCGACAACTGGGACCCACGTGTCGTGGATGGTTTCGCGGCCGAACACCATATTGTTACGTTCGACAATCGAGGCATCGGTGCGTCCAGCGGTTCAACGCCGAGTTCGATCGAGGACATGGCTGATGACGCAATCGCTTTCATCAAAGCTATGGGGTTCAAGCAGGTCGACCTGTTGGGCTTTTCGATGGGCGGAATGATCGCGCAGGAAATCGTGCTCAAAGATCCGCAACTCGTCCGCAAGATGATTCTCGCCGGCACGGGTCCCGCTGGCGGTGAAGGTATCAGCACGGTATCCGGCGTAACGTTTTATGACGTTCTTCGTGGTGCTCTCACCCGCCAGGATCCAAAGCAGTATTTGTTCTTCACCCGCACGCCGAACGGTATTGAGGCCGGCAAGGCATTCCTGGAGCGTTTGAAGGAGCGCTCGGAAAATCGCGACAAGGAGATCGCCACATCTGCGTTCTTGACGCAGTTGGAAGCGCTGCGTGTCTGGGGATTGAAGGAGCCAGAGGATCTATCAGTTGTCAAAAATCCGGTGCTCATCGTTAACGGCGATAACGATCGCATGGTTCCAACTAAGAATTCAGAAGACCTGGCGCGGCGTCTGCCTAACAGCAGCCTCATCATCTATCCCGATGCTGGCCACGGTGGGATCTTTCAGTACTACACGGAATTTGTTCCTAAGGCGCTGGAATTCCTTGCTCGATAG